The proteins below are encoded in one region of Spirochaetota bacterium:
- a CDS encoding pyridoxal phosphate-dependent aminotransferase, which yields MYFRMGLVEGIPRSASLLILPTRIHICTTRHRSRTHALGMKGRYSMQFSERILRVKPSATLAITALANSLKAKGIDVIGFGTGEPDFDTPNFIKAAAIRAIESGKTKYTPAGGIPELKKAICEKFRRDNALDYEPSQVTVNCGGKHSFYNLIQVLIDNGDEVIIPAPYWVSYPPIVLLAGGVPVIIPTREENGFKLTPEALEKAITPRTRAIVFNSPSNPTGATYSREELGWLAAILEKRGILIISDDIYESILYSGRTFSNFANLSENLKKQTIVLNGVSKAYSMTGWRIGYMAGDREIICKVEILQSQSTSNPTSISQWASVEALLGDQGVIRDMVEAFDRRRQVIVRMLNEAPGMHCISPEGAFYAFPNIKGVTKLPGWAKLAEKYTDPSVSAAITAYLLEVA from the coding sequence ATGTACTTTCGGATGGGTCTCGTAGAGGGAATACCCCGCAGCGCCTCACTACTCATACTCCCCACACGGATCCACATTTGCACGACACGGCACCGGTCCCGTACGCATGCCCTCGGGATGAAGGGGAGGTACTCCATGCAATTCTCGGAACGCATACTCAGGGTGAAGCCCTCGGCGACGCTCGCCATTACGGCGCTCGCGAATTCGCTCAAGGCGAAGGGTATCGACGTGATAGGGTTCGGCACGGGGGAGCCCGACTTCGACACGCCCAACTTCATCAAGGCGGCGGCCATCCGGGCCATCGAATCCGGGAAGACCAAGTATACCCCGGCGGGGGGCATTCCGGAGCTCAAGAAAGCGATTTGCGAAAAATTCAGGCGCGACAACGCCCTGGACTACGAGCCCTCGCAGGTCACGGTGAATTGCGGCGGCAAGCACTCGTTCTACAACCTGATCCAGGTCCTCATCGACAACGGCGACGAGGTGATCATCCCGGCCCCGTACTGGGTGTCCTACCCTCCCATCGTTCTCCTTGCGGGGGGCGTCCCGGTGATCATCCCCACAAGGGAGGAGAACGGCTTCAAACTCACCCCGGAGGCGCTCGAAAAGGCCATCACCCCGAGGACCCGTGCGATCGTGTTCAATTCGCCTTCCAACCCTACGGGCGCGACCTATTCCCGGGAAGAGCTCGGCTGGCTCGCGGCGATACTCGAAAAGCGCGGTATCCTGATAATCAGCGACGACATCTACGAGTCCATTCTCTACAGCGGGCGCACGTTCAGCAATTTCGCCAATCTTTCGGAGAATCTTAAAAAGCAGACCATCGTGCTGAACGGCGTCTCGAAGGCCTATTCAATGACCGGTTGGCGTATCGGCTATATGGCGGGGGACAGGGAGATCATCTGCAAGGTAGAGATACTACAGAGCCAGTCGACATCGAACCCCACCTCGATCTCCCAGTGGGCCTCGGTGGAGGCGCTCCTGGGCGACCAGGGGGTGATTCGCGACATGGTCGAGGCCTTCGACAGGCGCAGGCAGGTGATTGTCCGGATGCTGAACGAGGCGCCCGGCATGCACTGCATAAGCCCCGAGGGCGCGTTCTACGCGTTTCCCAATATCAAGGGCGTGACGAAGCTCCCCGGCTGGGCGAAGCTTGCCGAAAAATACACCGATCCCAGCGTCTCCGCGGCGATCACGGCCTACCTCCTGGAGGTGGCGCA